The following are encoded together in the Panicum virgatum strain AP13 chromosome 6K, P.virgatum_v5, whole genome shotgun sequence genome:
- the LOC120712526 gene encoding probable E3 ubiquitin-protein ligase ARI8: MSSSGYYLRKRKRRGDPPPPTGGMAGAEGAQPQPQPQYHPCSICMEPMAPAAAHRGGAACAHAFCRACLSGHVRAKLESGGGGGAVVRCPDASCAAALDPELCRAALPPELFERWCRALCESLFLGARRTYCPFPDCSEMMVADDGGGGGGEECVTQSECQGCRRLFCARCGVPWHAGVSCEEFARLGEGERAREDLLLVEAAREGNWKRCPRCRFYVEKSSGCLHITCRCGFEFCYGCCKPWALIHDDCPGA, from the exons ATGAGCTCCTCCGGTTATTACCTGCGGAAAAGAAAGCGGCGCGGCGACCCTCCGCCTCCCACGGGCGGAATGGCGGGAGCCGAGGgagcgcagccgcagccgcagccgcagtacCACCCCTGCAGCATCTGCATGGAGCCCAtggcgcccgccgcggcgcacCGCGGGGGCGCCGCCTGCGCGCACGCCTTCTGCCGCGCGTGCCTGTCCGGACACGTCCGCGCCAAGCTCGAgtcgggtggcggcgggggtgcCGTGGTGCGGTGCCCCGACGCGTCCTGCGCGGCCGCGCTCGACCCGGAGCTCTGCCGCGCGGCGCTCCCGCCCGAGCTCTTCGAGCGGTGGTGCCGCGCGCTCTGCGAGTCGCTCTTCCTCGGCGCGCGCCGCACCTACTGCCCGTTCCCGGACTGCTCCGAGATGATGGtggcggacgacggcggcggcggcggcggagaggagtGCGTCACCCAGTCCGAGTGCCAGGGCTGCCGCCGGCTCTTCTGCGCGCGGTGCGGGGTGCCGTGGCACGCCGGCGTGTCCTGCGAGGAGTTCGCGCGCCTCGGCGAGGGGGAGCGCGCAAgggaggacctgctgctcgtGGAGGCCGCCCGCGAGGGCAACTGGAAGCGCTGCCCGCGCTGCAGGTTCTACGTCGAGAAATCCAGCGGATGCCTGCACATTACCTGCAg GTGTGGGTTTGAATTCTGCTATGGATGCTGTAAGCCATGGGCACTGATACATGACGACTGTCCTGGGGCATGA